Part of the Coregonus clupeaformis isolate EN_2021a chromosome 31, ASM2061545v1, whole genome shotgun sequence genome, TTGTTTTTCTCCAACACAGGAGGGGAAGTCACCATTGGATAGCACTCTGGAGTGGCAGAGTGGGGCTAAATCTATTCTCAGCAACTTCAAGGATGATGCAAAAACTCCAGTCAAGTAAAGTCCAGTTCAGTTAAATTGCATTTTACACAAGTCTCAAACTCAGAATAAGTAGATAACAGCAAAGACTAACCCAGTTCCTTTGTGGAGAGTGGTTGTCAAAGTGAGTCTATCTGTTGATTATGGACATACAGCTTCTAAGGTTTCAATGAACGCTAGGCTGACTTCAAGACCGGAGTCATTTCTTGCGAACTAGCAGAGGTTTGTGCTGAAACAAGTAACTTTGCATTTGCTTCCAAGGATGTTTGTTTCTTTATATGCAGTTTATTGGAGGTCTGAGATGCTCAAGAAGGTTGAAAAGGTTGACAAATAACTATATGGGGAAAGAGAAAGTTGAAAGTTTGGAAAATGTAGATGGGACTTGACTTATGACATCAGCATGACTATACTATGCATTCAGTTAAGTACTAAATTGTAGTTTAATTGTTGAAAAAAAATACTTTGAATCAATATATTCTTAATTTCTCTTTAATATAAAAGAACAGTGAGCTGGTGGCTTCAAACTGATTTAGTGGTAGTCAGTGAGAATACAGGATTTGAAAATGCTTGTATGATTCTAATGCACTTCCTGAAGTAATTTTAATTGTTCTACTACATGTTTACCTTTAACATTTTGCTTGTTATTTTACATTACGTTATGAAATAAACAGCATTGCCGTTGCCATCTGAATTTGTTTGCTATGTCTAAAAGGAACAAGCATCATCATAGTTGCTAATCCATGACAAACTACATGACCACTGACCAGTTATTAGAAAACCGTCACATTTCCACAAATAAGGATATTCATAAAAGTGCATTTACATAAACACATTCTCTATCCATAAAGAAAAAGTATTACAATTCAAACAAGTGATTACTTTCTACTTCGCCATCTCAATCTTAGCCCTCTTTGATGCTGGAACATCCTCTTTCTCCTGTCTCTCAGTCAAAGGCTGCTCATTCTTCATAGTGTGTACTATACCCAAGGCAGTCTTTCTCTTTTCTGTaatgacaacactgcatattaATTGATTTCCTTGTGGCACAAACACTGCTTTGAGAATGATAGACAAGTAATAAATGTTGTTCAATGACACATTGTGTTACATGATAATCACAACATTCACATTCCATGGATGGCCTACTCTTACTTGGCCTTGTAACCAAGTGTACATACCTGCCTGGCATATGACATTTGACACAATGTATTCAATTGATCGACCAATGTGTAAAAACAGCAGCCTATTTACCTCCATGTAAGTGGACAGCTCGACAGTTGGTGGAGATCGCAGCTTTGCCATCTCCTTCTGACAGGCCAAACAGTAGGCCTCTGAATACATTCAGGATAATAGCAGTGACACAGGTTGGCCTCATCACACCTGCATATAGTCTATCTGTAATACTGTACCATATTCTAGAAGCCTAGATCAAGTACTGtactagctacagttgaagtcagaagtttacatacacttaggttggagtcattaaaactcgtttttcaaccactccacaaatttcttgttatcaaactatagttttggcaagtcggttaggacatctactttgcgcatgacacaagtcatttttccaacaattgtttacagacagattatttcacttcaatttcactatatcacaattccagtgggtcagaagtttacatacactaagttgactgtgcctttaaacagcttggaaaattccagaaaattatgtcatggcttttgaagcttctgataggctaattgacatcatttgagtcaattggaggtgtacctgtggatgtatttcaaggcctaccttcaaactcagtgcttatttgcttgacatcatgggaaaatcaaaagaaatcagccttgacgtcagaaaaaaaattgtagacctccacaagtctggttcatcattgggagcaatttccaaatgcctgaaggtaccacgttcatctgtacaaaaaatagtacgcaagtataaacaccataggaccacgcagccgtcataccgctcaggaaggagacgtgttctgtctcctagagatgaacgtactttggtgcgagaagtgcaaatcaatcccagaacaacagcaaaggaccttgtgaagatgctggaggaaacaggtacaaaagtatctacagtggggagaacaagtatttgatacactgccgattttgcaggttttcctacttacaaagcatgtagaggtctgtaattttttatcataggtacacttcaactgtgagagacggaatctaaaacaaaaatccagaaaatcacattgtatgattttaaagtaataatttgcattttattgcatgacataagtatttgatacatcagaaaagcagaacttaatatttggtacagaaacctttgtttgcaattacagagatcatacgtttcctgtaggtcttgaccaggtttgtacacactgcagcagggattttggcccactcctccatccagaccttctctagatccttcaggtttcggggctgtcgctgggcaatacggactttcagctccctccaaagattttctattgggttcaggtctggagactggctaggccactccctggctgtgtttcgggtcgttgtcatgctggaagacccagccacgacccatcttcaatgctcttactgagggaaggaggttgttggccaagatctcgcgatacatggccccatccatcctcccctcaatacggtgcagtcgtcctgtcccctttgcagaaaagcatccccaaagaatgatgtttccacctccatgcttcacggttgggatggtgttcttggggttgtacttatccttcttcttcctccaaacacggcgagtggagtttagaccaaaaagctctatttttgtctcatcagaccacatgaccttctcccattcctgctctggatcatccagatggtcattggcaaacttcagatgggcctggacatgcgctggcttgagcagggggaccttgcgtgcgctgcaggattttaatccatgatggcgtagtgtgttactaatggttttctttgagactgtggtcccagctctcttcaggtcattgaccaggtcctgccgtgtagttctgggctgatccctcaccttcctcatgatcattgatgccccacgaggtgagatcttgcatggaaccccagaccgagggtgattgaccgtcatcttgaacttcttccattttctaataattgcgccaaacagttgttgccttctcaccaagctacttgcctattgtcctgtagcccatcccagccttgtgcaggtctacaattttatccctgatgtccttacacagctctctggtcttggccattgtggagaggttggagtctgtttgattgagtgtgtggacaggtgtcttttatacaggtaacgagttcaaacaggtgcagttaatacaggtaatgagtggagaacaggagggcttcttaaagaaaaactaacaggtctgtgagagccggaattcttactggttggtaggtgatcaaatacttatgtcatgcaataaaatgcaaattaattacttaaatatcatacaatgtgattttctggatttttgttttagattctgtctctcacagttgaagtgtacttatgataaaaatgacagacctctacatgctttgtaagtaggaaaacctgcaaaatcggcagtgtatcaaatacttgttctccccactgtatatccacagtaaaaactagtcctatatcgacataacctgaaaggccgctcagcaaggacaaagccactgctccaaaaccgccataaaaaaaccagactacggtttgcaaatgcacatggtgacaaagatcgtactttttggagaaatgtcctctggtctgatgaaacagaaatagaactgtttggccataatgaccatcgttatgtttggaggaaaaagggggatggcttgcaagccgaagaaaaccatccgaaccgtgaagcacgggggtggcagcatcatgctgtgggggtgctttgctgcaggagggactggtgcacttcacaaaatagatggcattatgaggaagtaaaattatgtggatatattgaagcaatatctcaagacatcagtcaggaagttaaagcttggtcgcaaatgggtcttccaaatggacaatgaccccaagcatacttccaaagttgtggcaaaatggcttaaggacaacaaagtaaaggtattggagtggccatcacaaagccctgacctcaatcctatagaaaatgtgtgggcagaactgaaaaagcgtgtgcgagcaacgaggcctacaaacctgactcagttacaccagctctgtcaggaggaatgggccaaaaatcacccaacgtattgtgggaagtttgtggaaggctactcgaaaacgtttgacccaagttaaacaatttaaaggcaatgataccaaTGTGATTtaagaaataaaagcagaaatactctctctactattattctgacatttcaaattcttaaaataaagtggtgatcctaactgacctaaaacagggaatttttacaaggattaaatgtcaggaattgtgaaaaactgagtttaaatgtatttggctaaggtgtatgtaaacttccgacttcaactgtaggtaatgTTTAAGAAAGGATACAAATTGGAAATGTCGTAGGGTCCTCTCAACTCAAGGGGCTGATTGAACAAAACACACATTTACAGTAGTATGGTTAATTTCAGCAAGATGTTAATATCAGTATGTTCAATGCTCATGGTATGACTGGTATCTAAGTGGGTAAGATACCTTTTCTGCCCCACTGGTCACGATTACATTCTgttaaaaaaaacattgctgTTACACGGACTGTATGAAAATGGCAGGTTGATTGACAGGTGAAGTGAAGTTGAACCATGTTGGGTCTATTTACCTTTCCTTTGCACGTCTCCATAAGACTGAGAGCATTTGCAATGGTGTATCTTCTCATGGTGGAGTCTCGGATTGCAGGTGTGTAACTTATCTCAAAAAACACACCCCTTTCAATTGCCTGATACAAGCACAACATACATTACCTACTGTATATCACTTACAAATTACCAAGCAATCTGTTCATTCAAATACACAGAGAGCAAGGGTCTTACCCCACTGACTGAAGATCTTTTGAAAAAAAAGGGCAGTTTTTCTGTCACTGCTACACAGATGATGTCAATAGTAAATTCCATGCAGGCTGCCTATTGAAACAAAGAGAATACCAACATTAGCAGAAAGTCATCCATACATTGCCAGTGTAGTCAACAATAATACAGTACATTTTGTTGACGGTGCTGAACAAATGTACTTACATGAAACAACTTCTCAGTTTTAGGATAGGCAGCCACTAAGTCATAGGCTTTGTACTCTCTTAATGGTTTCTGGGAAAGGATAAATTACATTAGGCCTATTTGAGAAATTATGCAATATGAATACTGTCAGCAAATGTTCAAACTTCTACTGTATATTGGACTCACAAAGTGTGCTGCCCTTGAGGCCACAACTGTCAGTCGGTTCAACACCTTTATTGGTCTGGATTTACCCTGTACAAAATGAGggggacatacagtgccttcagaaaagtattttcaagtcttgccatagattctcaagacgatttaagtcaaaactgtaactaggccactcaggaacattcaaagtcgttttggtaagcaattccagtgtatatttggccttgtgttttaggttattgtctccCAGTGCCTGTttgaaagcagacaaccaggttatCCTCTAAGATTTTGCACATGCTTAGCtatattccgtttctttttatcgtaaaacactccctagtccttgccgttgacaagcatacccataccatgatgcagccaccataatgcttggaaatatgaagagtggtacttgtgttgtttgccccaaacataacactttgtattcaggacataaagtacattactttgccacattttttgcagttttactttagtgccttgttgcaaataggatgcaggttttgtaatatttgtattccttcttttcactctgtcatttaggttagtattgtggagtaactaaaatgttgttgattcatcatcagttttctcttatcacagccattaaactctgttactgttttaaagtcaccattggcctcatgaaatccctgagcagtttgcttcctctcctgcaactgagttagggaggaagcctgtatctttgtagtgactgggtgattgatacaccatccaaaatatAATAGTAACATCACCGTTCTCAacaggatattcaatgtctgctttaaaaaataaaaataaaccatctaccaatcggtgcccttctttgcaaggcattaaaaaacttccctggtctttgtggttgaatctgtgttcgaaattcaatgctcgactgagggactttacagatacaTGTAtgaggggtacagagatgaggtagtcattcaaaaatcatgttaaatattattattgcaacgtattatgtgacttgttaagcaaatatttactcctgaacttatttaggcttgcctttACAAaagtgttgaatacttattgactcaagacatttcatcttttcatttgtaacaattttgaaaaacataattccactttgacattattgggtattgtgtgtaggccagtgacatctcaatttaatccattttaaattcaggcagcaagacaacaaaatgtgtaaaaagtcgaggggttgtgaatactttctgaatgcactgtaattatCCCAAGGTATGGAGAAATGGGATAGCTAGCTTCAACAATATTACATAATGTAGCAACATTATTATTACACCACATTACCTGCACTATGGGAAATGTATCAAAAAGC contains:
- the LOC121547324 gene encoding ribonuclease P protein subunit p30-like isoform X2; this translates as MAVFMDLNISYTTDKKRLQSVIETAAHLGYSTVAINYVVDLEQNKQGKSRPIKVLNRLTVVASRAAHFKPLREYKAYDLVAAYPKTEKLFHAACMEFTIDIICVAVTEKLPFFFKRSSVSGAIERGVFFEISYTPAIRDSTMRRYTIANALSLMETCKGKNVIVTSGAEKPLELRGPYDISNLGLLFGLSEGDGKAAISTNCRAVHLHGEKRKTALGIVHTMKNEQPLTERQEKEDVPASKRAKIEMAK
- the LOC121547324 gene encoding ribonuclease P protein subunit p30-like isoform X3, encoding MAVFMDLNISYTTDKKRLQSVIETAAHLGYSTVAINYVVDLEQNKQEIGKPKCVSELFDTFPIVQKPLREYKAYDLVAAYPKTEKLFHAACMEFTIDIICVAVTEKLPFFFKRSSVSGAIERGVFFEISYTPAIRDSTMRRYTIANALSLMETCKGKNVIVTSGAEKPLELRGPYDISNLGLLFGLSEGDGKAAISTNCRAVHLHGEKRKTALGIVHTMKNEQPLTERQEKEDVPASKRAKIEMAK
- the LOC121547324 gene encoding ribonuclease P protein subunit p30-like isoform X1 encodes the protein MAVFMDLNISYTTDKKRLQSVIETAAHLGYSTVAINYVVDLEQNKQEIGKPKCVSELFDTFPIVQGKSRPIKVLNRLTVVASRAAHFKPLREYKAYDLVAAYPKTEKLFHAACMEFTIDIICVAVTEKLPFFFKRSSVSGAIERGVFFEISYTPAIRDSTMRRYTIANALSLMETCKGKNVIVTSGAEKPLELRGPYDISNLGLLFGLSEGDGKAAISTNCRAVHLHGEKRKTALGIVHTMKNEQPLTERQEKEDVPASKRAKIEMAK